A single region of the Sorghum bicolor cultivar BTx623 chromosome 9, Sorghum_bicolor_NCBIv3, whole genome shotgun sequence genome encodes:
- the LOC8076947 gene encoding 65-kDa microtubule-associated protein 5, with translation MATPPPPPMPPMRVSCGSLLQELQGLWGEIGQDEMERDRMILELEEDCRNVYRQKVNQTRKQKADLLQELSFGKADIDKILSALGERETFPRSEKLGGTLMEQLAKIEPVLEDLRRRRDDRVNEFRAIQLQIVRLQAEISGVIDHGDPAAPMVDENDLSLKRLGELKEQLNDLQKEKECRLQKIDIQTNSIQEMCSIMSIDLKVALKDVHPSYAELGRSKPMSISNSSLDRLSEKVHALNHEKKQRLRKLQDLGSTLIELWNLMDTPIDEQRSFDHVTSLIKVSPNTVMPPGCLAHELIEKAENEVKRLTHLKASKMKELVFKKMTDLEEIYRSVHMDINGDSERRALSDLIDSGRADLSELLTRMDIQIAEAKEHALSRKDILEKVEKWTSASEEETWLDEYERDQNRYNAGRGAHINLKRAEKARTLVSKLPSLVENLTAKIIAWEKEKGMPFMFNKVRLLHCLEEYTCTRQQKEEEKRRSRELKKLQEQSGTEQGAKFVTKPSPIRPLSARKPLGSSNVNNIGGTLTGRRISTPMSRKGRPSSGRVQEAGKTAVTPANYVALPKDQQTM, from the exons ATGGCTACCCCGCCGCCACCGCCCATGCCGCCGATGCGCGTCTCCTGCGGCTCCCTTCTACAGGAACTGCAG GGACTATGGGGAGAAATCGGTCAGGATGAAATGGAAAGAGATCGGATGATACTGGAACTAGAGGAGGATTGTCGCAATGTTTACAGGCAAAAAGTGAATCAGACTAGGAAGCAGAAGGCAGACCTGCTTCAAGAGCTGTCCTTTGGCAAAGCTGATATTGATAAGATCCTTTCTGCTCTTGGAGAGAGAGAAACCTTTCCCAGG TCAGAGAAGCTTGGGGGCACGTTAATGGAACAGCTTGCTAAGATAGAGCCAGTTCTAGAAGATTTGAGGCGCAGAAGGGATGATAGAGTAAATGAGTTCAGGGCTATTCAGTTGCAGATAGTTCGATTGCAAGCAGAAATTTCAGGAGTCATTGATCATGGGGATCCCGCTGCTCCTATGGTAGATGAGAATGATCTATCCTTGAAGAGATTAGGGGAATTGAAGGAACAACTTAATGATCTTCAGAAAGAAAAG gaaTGCAGGCTGCAAAAAATTGACATCCAGACTAACAGTATTCAGGAAATGTGCAGTATAATGTCTATTGATCTCAAAGTGGCTCTAAAGGATGTTCATCCCAGTTATGCTGAGCTGGGAAGAAGCAAACCCATGAGTATTAGCAACAGCTCACTTGATAGACTATCGGAAAAAGTGCATGCGTTAAATCATGAAAAGAAACAAAGGCTTCGGAAG CTCCAAGATCTTGGCAGCACACTCATTGAGTTATGGAACCTCATGGACACACCAATTGATGAACAAAGAAGTTTTGACCATGTGACTTCTCTTATTAAAGTCTCACCAAATACAGTGATGCCCCCAGGATGCCTTGCACATGAGCTTATTGAGAAG GCAGAGAATGAGGTTAAGAGACTGACTCATTTGAAAGCCAGCAAAATGAAAGAGCTAGTCTTCAAGAAAATGACTGATCTTGAGGAAATCTATAGAAGTGTTCACATGGATATTAATGGTGACTCAGAGCGGCGAGCCCTCAGTGATCTCATTGATTCTG GTAGAGCAGATCTTTCAGAGTTGCTGACAAGAATGGATATTCAAATTGCGGAGGCAAAAGAACATGCATTAAGTAGAAAGGATATTCTAGAAAAGGTGGAGAAGTGGACATCAGCATCTGAAGAGGAGACTTGGCTTGATGAATATGAGAGG GATCAAAACCGCTATAATGCTGGCCGAGGAGCTCACATAAATCTCAAGCGTGCGGAGAAAGCTAGGACATTGGTCAGCAAACTTCCAT ctcttgtggagaactTGACTGCTAAAATTATAGCTTGGGAAAAGGAGAAGGGTATGCCATTTATGTTTAACAAG GTGAGGCTGTTGCACTGTTTAGAAGAATACACCTGTACAAGACAGCAAAAAGAAGAGGAAAAGCGTCGCTCAAGG GAATTGAAGAAACTGCAAGAACAGTCTGGTACAGAGCAAGGTGCCAAGTTTGTAACGAAACCAAGCCCTATCCGTCCTCTTTCTGCAAGGAAGCCTCTTGGGAGCTCTAATGTCAATAATATTGGTGGAACTCTGACCGGCCGCCGTATTTCTACCCCTATGTCACGGAAGGGTAGGCCATCTTCTGGAAGGGTGCAGGAAGCTGGCAAGACTGCCGTGACACCAGCAAACTATGTTGCCCTTCCCAAGGACCAGCAAACTATGTAA
- the LOC8076950 gene encoding WAT1-related protein At5g07050 has product MAGVKDAAGGESLMQRCKPYVAMISLQFGYAGMNVITKVSLNHGMSHYVLVVYRHAFATLSIAPFALVLERKVRPRMTPWVFLQIFVLALLGPVIDQNFYYAGLKFTSPTFSCAMSNMLPAMTFILAVLFRMEKVNLKKARCVAKVVGTLVTVAGAMLMTLYKGRVVEMVWTKHMHLHGPHPADAAADKDWFTGSIFLIIATLAWASLFILQAATLKRYDAPLSLTTLICFVGTLQAVVVTFVMERQTSVWRIGFDMNLLAAAYAGIVTSSIAYYVQGLVIQSRGPVFASAFSPLMMIIVAIMGSFILAENIYLGGIIGSVLIVAGLYSVLWGKHKENLEKLEAQAMEIPVAIKAVDGNGRIMEIVELDEVQLEKAQANAAVAVRVPAEEARMQGKDQA; this is encoded by the exons atggCGGGCGTGAAAGATGCCGCCGGCGGCGAGTCGCTGATGCAGCGGTGCAAGCCGTACGTGGCGATGATCTCGCTGCAGTTCGGGTACGCCGGCATGAACGTCATCACCAAGGTGTCGCTCAACCACGGCATGAGCCACTACGTGCTCGTCGTCTACCGCCACGCCTTCGCCACGCTCTCCATCGCGCCCTTCGCGCTCGTGCTCGAGCGCAAGGTCCGCCCCCGGATGACGCCGTGGGTCTTCCTCCAGATCTTCGTCCTCGCGCTGCTCGG GCCGGTGATCGACCAGAACTTCTACTACGCGGGGCTCAAGTTCACCTCGCCGACCTTCTCCTGCGCCATGAGCAACATGCTCCCCGCCATGACCTTCATCCTGGCCGTGCTCTTCAG GATGGAGAAGGTGAACCTGAAGAAGGCGAGGTGCGTGGCCAAGGTGGTGGGCACGCTCGTGACGGTGGCCGGCGCCATGCTCATGACGCTCTACAAGGGCCGCGTCGTCGAGATGGTGTGGACCAAGCACATGCACCTGCACGGCCCGCACCCGgcggacgccgccgccgacaaGGACTGGTTCACGGGCTCCATTTTCCTCATCATCGCCACCCTTGCCTGGGCGTCCCTCTTCATCCTCCAG GCCGCCACGCTCAAGAGGTACGACGCGCCGCTGTCGCTGACCACCCTCATCTGCTTCGTGGGCACCCTGCAGGCCGTCGTCGTCACCTTCGTCATGGAGCGCCAGACCTCCGTCTGGAGGATCGGCTTCGACATGAACCTCCTAGCCGCCGCTTACGCT GGCATAGTGACGTCTAGCATTGCCTACTACGTGCAAGGGCTAGTGATCCAGAGCAGAGGCCCCGTCTTCGCCTCGGCCTTCAGCCCCCTCATGATGATCATCGTCGCCATCATGGGCTCCTTCATCCTCGCCGAGAACATCTACCTCGGCGG GATCATCGGGTCCGTGCTGATTGTCGCCGGCCTCTACTCGGTGCTGTGGGGTAAGCACAAAGAGAACCTGGAGAAGCTCGAGGCACAGGCCATGGAGATCCCCGTGGCGATCAAGGCCGTCGACGGCAACGGCAGGATCATGGAAATCGTGGAGCTGGACGAGGTGCAGCTGGAGAAGGCCCAGGCCAACGCCGCAGTCGCCGTCAGGGTCCCCGCAGAGGAGGCCCGGATGCAGGGCAAGGACCAGGCTTAA